TACAGGACTAAAGACTGAGCTGGAGGGGGTGCGGTCTTCAATCCATGTAGTTTGACCGTTTATTATTGACGATCTTGTTTACTTATACTATATTGCCAGAAATATTCACTTGCCTGCCATGAGTTAGATAGAAATGACATCCAAGTCTTAATCCATTGGGTTTGATATCAGTCCACCCTCTGAGATTATAGCATCCTAATCTCTTCTGGAAAGGCTTTCCACAAGATTTAAGTGTGTTTATGGGAATTTATAACCATTTTTCCATAAGCGCACTTGTGAGGTTACACACTAATGTCAGACGAGAAGACCTGGCTCACTGTCCCTGCTCAGATTCATCCAAAACGGGGTTGAGGTCAATCTTATCCACATCAAACTCTCTCATTCATGTCTTTACGAACCTTGATTTATGCACCGATGCACAATCACGTTGGAACAGGAAGCGGCCATCTCCAAAATGTTCACACAGAGTTGGAAATTTCTGAAATATTAGCCTCTGAGCTCTAGTGAAAGGAACCCTGAATGCTTTAGCATATcaagagattttggacagtCAAACAGTTTGGGTCTTAtcccttcctgttccaacatcTCTGTGCACCAGTGCACGAAGCAAGGTCCAAAAAGACATGGATAAGAGAATTTAGTACAGATCAATTTCACTGGGATGTACAGAGACCTGTCCAAAACCTGACCTTTTGGGTTGATTACAGTGAGCCAGACCGGCAcgtccaacatcagtgtgtgaccAACCTGAGAAATGTGCTTCTGGAAAACTGGTCAAATTCCAATAAGCCCATCTCTAAACCTTGTTGATAGCCTTCCCACAAGAGTTGTCATAGCTGCAAGAGGTAGACCAACAtcatataaatattaaaatgggATATCACGTGTGAGACATGGCAGGTGAGCGAATACTTTTGCCAAAACACCATACATAGGTTTTGACAAAAGGGGATTTTATACTGTGGGAAAAgatgtttaaaacatttttaatgcctTTTCACAaagcaaaggggaaaaaaaaagggaaatctgatttttctgcaaaacaaatgtgatttaaCGTCATATCGCCCGGCCTGGATCAATTTCAACAAATTGAAGAATAGCACAACACAACAAATCAGAATCTTTATATAGATGAAATGTTAAACAAGCAATAGTAAATTTCACACGGATCTTTTTGTAAAACTGTATAGTGATGTCATAAAAAGTCCTATTTGAAAAAAGTTCAACTAAATGTGTCCTTCAACCTTTGAGTTGAGCCCAGactcgtatttttttttgggggcgggggttaCAATGTTTCAGGAAATCACccaacaaaaatgtctcaaaatgtAGTTATGTCTTGTCCATCATAAACTAAGTAAGGTTAGTCGTTAAGCATGTTTAAGAACCTGGTTTCTGAGAACTCCAGGCTGATGACATTTAGCACTCTGTCTCTGTTGGGGCTGTTGTAGTATTCAGTAAAGTCACTGAGTCGCATCTTCAAGTCACACTGTCGAGAGACATCAATCACGTCAATCTCCTTGTCCGAACCTGCAGACACAATTAACAGAGCCGTGTTCTTGTTCAAACATACACAATGGTACCTTGAAGTTTGAAGCTGGTGAGAAAAATGCTCCAAAGTTGGGACTTATATTTAACGAGTAACTGTCATCATACAGGCAGCACAGCATCTGTAGTGTTGgtctctcagttctgaggactggggttcaatcccggccccacctgtatagagtttgcatggtctccccgtgcctgagtgggttttctccagcactctgatttcctcccacatcccaaagacatgcattaattggagaccctaaattccCCCtatgtatgattgtgagtgcagctgttgtttgtctctatgtgccctgggattggctggcaaccagttcagtgtgtaccctgcctcctgcccgatgacggctgtgattggctctaccactcccacgaccctcgtgaggataagcgactcagaaaataaatattgtaggCACCACCTGGGTTACTCACTCGACCTCACTTCATCTATCAAAGGATCAACTTGTGTTGTTCTTTGcgacattttctttaaaaaaaaaaaaaaaaggggggggggttacagcCGTGAGAGGAAAAAGACCCAGATAAAATTTCTGTAAAGTATGCAGACTTAAATTCTCACAAGATACATCAAAGCACCTTTATCCAGTGTTGCTCAGTATTTCAGTGTCATGATACCTAAGAGATGACTATTAGTGGTCAATTGGATGACTGATCAAGAGAGTTGCGTCATACATAAATTTCATACCACTGTTTATGCTTTATATTGGTAGAGTACCTTTCCATGTTTTGTTACATTGCCATTGTGAATCAACTTCCTTCGAAATCTTAGTTAAGTCCATGTCCAttctccaagccgcttatcctcacaaaggccgtgggagtgctggagcctatcccaattaaTTTGGGGCAAAAGGAGGACTACACCTTGAAATTGTCGCTAGtcagtcccagggcacatattgacacccaCAAAAAGTAGAGAATAAAATATAGATTAGGAGGGAAATCTAGGATTGTCACATCCATTATGAGGGacagaaattaaaatgtcagAATTCTGAGAAGTTTAGGTACATCACACTTGAACATTGGATGTATAAATATGGGATAAACTGTCACGatcatgagagaaaaaaaacccaaaaaccttTCAGCCTCTTGAGACTCTGCATCTGatttagtgtttttattttttgttttaatatcttatcttcaagtatttttatttcttaaagtTTAATTGTCATCTGTTTGTCGCACTTAGTTTTCAGATGTGGTTGCATTTAGAATACACTGATCTGATGGCCTTTTTGTCATAAATCACTGATCTGATAAATGACAAAAGATATTTACTCCACTTCGCCatgatttacagtatatattttaatcCAAATTATGGATTATTTTTACCCATCTTGCGAGTCTTTTgacgtagtactgtaaataccttaaagttgtttaaaaaaaagactggaatgAATTATGAAAACAGATCATTATCACAATACCAACTAGAATTCGAACCCGTTTTTGGTCGAACTTGGAAGTACCACTGTATTGGGAGGGTGTGAATTACCAATGTAGTGTTCTACATCGCTGACACAGAACGATGCCGGCGGCAGAGTCATTCCAAGGCCGTCTCGCCTGAGCACCATGACAGGAACACTGAATGAATGCTCCTCAAGAAACTCCACTGTGAGCTGGGCCCCAGACGGCTTCAGCAACACTTCATCTGCACTGTGAATGACACAAACGCACAGGTCGAAAGTTGTTCGGCTTGTCTCCTtttataaccctaaccctatgtgtgtcatttgggggaaaaaaaaagaaaccttacCTAACAACAGAGCTGTTTTTTAAACATTAGTGGAACTGCTGAAGACAAATGCTCCATCAGGCTTGCTTATAATAATGAATCTGCTCAAAATATTCTGAATATACTTTTGCCACCCTGTTCTGTGACGTCTACATGCTgtgttctgacaaaaaaaaaggatatctgTAGTTGTTTGTGCCTACTGGAAGATCACCTCACATTTGTATGACACTTTAATGTATGCTTCATTGGCATTTTGCTGTGTCATGTCAGTTTAAAACTCTGAGTACGTTTCTTTAAGTGCAATTACACAGCTGTTATCTTTTTTGTACAGTTGTATAATAGTTAATAACATTATAGTGTTGTTTAAAATATACTGGTAGAAATTATTAGCACTTTCGTCCTATGTCAGAGTGCATTTTCCATAGAGAAGCATACCTCGGAAAGGTGCGACTCCGTAGCTCTCTCACAAACTGCGGGCTGCCTGTTTTCACCAGATGATTAGGGTCTCTAACCCCAACAGCTGCACCATCTGCTTGCTTGCTGCTTCCACGGCGTTTACGCACTGTGAACATGGAGAAGACAGGAAAATACAAAGAAGCGCAGCCGGACAACTGTGTGCAACGGCTCAACACTTCCAGttccactttgaaaaaaaaaaatgttttacttacTGACAGACGGTCCATGTGTGAGCTGACAGTTGGGGCAGTGATAGAGATCAATCTCTGTTGCTTTGTCTTCCTCTACTGCTACACAACTATAAAATAACAATAGaaagtttttaatattttacagtGTGGCAGTGGTACAAAAAAGTACTATAACACCTTCGTtaagaaaaagtaaaatagcGTTATTTTAGGAGCATCTGCATGTAGTTCTTCCTTTAGGGAGGTTATTAGTTTGGCCCATTCAAAGTTTCAAGTTaaactgacaaaaaatatacattgaaaaGTCAGCTCGGTTTATACTAACAATTATAAATGCCATAGAAGAGCTAATAGAAATTAGCGTCAAtgttataataattataaaCTGAGGGACTTAGCAATAATGCGAAAAGCAGATGCGTATGTATACATTGAAATGGCAATATCTCTCTGAATTCCACTAAttacccaggctaaacttagctttAGCAGCATCTTTTGCAACTCGCAAAtggcagtttttttcccccccagtgaATAGCTCAGGATaggttcaaaacaaaaacgtacaaaaaaaaaaaaaacaaaaaaattactaaaaGACTAAAAATCCACATAAAATCCAAAAGGAAAACTATTTAATATCTTAGTAGAGCATAAATGTCCATTGTTTGAAGCTGTGGCTCGGTATGCAATGAAAAATAGCATTGGAAGGCCACTGAGTTATTACACGCATTGTTTACAGTCGGAGAgatcatgcattcattttccatactgattatcctcactagggctgCAGGCGTTTTGGAGGCTATCAGTCCCAGCTATTCTTGGGCGAGAGACTGGGTACCCCAAATgcagtcaaataaaaatatactgcaTACTAAAagcttatacagtattttgtatgGGCAAAGTAAATCATGCATACATAACTCATGGAAAAATTCATTAAAGCTCTTggtcagttttttgtttgtttcttataCAGGGTGCAACTAAAGGTACATTTGTTTGGACAAATAATAGTAAGGAAAACAGCTCATAAGAGTTCAAAAGTTTAAATCAAACTAGCAATTTTCTATGGTTTTCTTGATCATAACCAAATTCATATTGAATAATACAATTAAGCTACTTGGAGTAAAGAACTGCAAACAACAAACAGGGATTACTTTACATACACTATCACAAGAAGTAGAAGAAGCATTGAGGCAATGGATTTGGACATTTACTGGGGCagcaaaaaccccaaaacaaaactgcaattTTTGAAGGACCAACAGTTGTAAGAGAGAGTTCTACCTTGATTAACAATGTGTAAATGTCATTCAAATTATTGTCTGAAAAGGGAGAAGGTGAAGGGGAAGGATTTGAATACGTTTTAACTTCTTAAAACCCCACATTGGACTGGCACTACATGGGAGTTTCAGGATGggaattttgtatttctgtattgtattttgtttatatttcttTGTTAATTTTGGTACAACGTGTTCAATATAAAATCAAACtttgaatatataaataatgaaaCTGTTTTAAGGAGACAAATATGATCATGAGCATTAAGAAGGAACACTTACCTCCCATGGAACCAGTCTTGACAAATGTCACACTCTATCATGAAGCGAGTCACATCATATGGTAAACGGCACAAGCAGTACACTGGTACAGAAGCCATACTGAACATGTAagtacgtgtgtgcgtgtgtagaaGCTACTGGCATTCACTGTTTAAAGTGAGTGTCAGGATTTGCAAATGTCCAATTCACAAATGGAACTCTTGTAATGCTACCAATATTTCTGTGCTATATCAACATGCAGACTGGCAAAGACACATCCACAGGTACACCCAGGAGAGCTGGAATATAAAAAGAGAACATTATAATAggttaataataatgatgggTAAACACACAGTAAGTACGCTTTAGGTGTTTATCTGTTGAGGGCTGGCTGGCGGAAGTTGTCACTCAACGAGTTACACTCTTGATCACAAtctgttttttgtgtttcactGCTTTCATGAGACTTTACCACTATACACCACGATTGATAAGACTTTTTTTGAATTCATGATTGACATATAATGCAAGTACACATAACTTTCTCTGTTAACATTTCCATAATTTATTGTTAAACATTTGTCAAAGACTTGTAAGATCGCTTTTCAAATGCACAAGATCATTTGTATGTTTTCAATGCATCTGTTAAATGTAATGCAAATTGGTTGATTTGCTTATATTAACTTGGCCCTTGTCAAGGTACTCCTACCTGCCATGTTGGCTCATATTTTCCGTCAATTCTGTTGTTCCATCATTTTATTAATTACAAATGCCTCATAACTGTGCTATTTTTATTCGTGCCTAAGTATTTCAACAACTAATGGTCTCTTCGCGCATTCTCAGCTCTTcaacttgtttatttttctagCCACGTTGAAGTACGAAATTAACCACAAATTACCTGAGTGCCATTAGAAAACTGTTTGGGTCTTGTATTTATGCACGTACTTTCTCCAGTTACTTTAGGTTCTTCATTATTATCCgttgtctgtgtttttgtgttcagcCAGTTTTCCAATGATACCGGACATTTCAAATTAGGACAAAGATTAAGAAAGTCATAACGGTTTGACACTGCCCATATAGATGATTCCTTCTCAATATTTATTGcggggaaaatatatttttttcattggaatTCTCGTTAAAATATTTGTCTGATAAAGCTCATCGCGTGTAAATCAACGTttgaaattttacaaaaataggtACGTATTTGAACATAAATACCTCTAAGCATTTACGTTACAATTTACACCTGGGCTTACAGCTACTAATAACTCCAAACGATCGATGCGTTTAACCGCAAAATGTACCACTTCACCATATAGTACAAACCAAGGTAACTTTTGAACGGTTGGATAATGTGTTTCCAAAGTCGTACGAAAAATATTCTTGGCTGTTATTAGTAAATTCGCTCGTGATCTGAACGTTGTGATGCTAGCTAGCCGTGAAGTAAATAAACCACGCCGACCGTTCTAAtccacacaaaacacaacacatcGCCGAGGACCTATTAAAGTATCCTGTTCAGGTTtacaattgaaaacaaaagtgagtaGCATCTTGAACAAGGGAGCTAGTTCAAGTGCGAGCTAGCAACTCACCAGAATGGCCGCCGCCGCTGTGGGAGTAGTACTAGTACTGAGCTTCTAGTATTCCCTACGCGAGGTCGGGGGCAACTGCGGCCTAATTATGCAACGAACGGCACTTGTATGAATTTCCTTGGCCGCATTTTTATTGAGCGACGATTAAATGGCTAAGTAGGACCGTCGCAACACATCCAAAATGGAAAGTCGGAAGCGACCAGAACCAACACTTTAGCTTCAATTTACAGCGTAGTGAAAATGCACTGACGCCATTTTCAAAGACAACAGCGTCACTGTTGTTCGCGACTGTTAATGTGTGTCCCGATAATAAAGTttccaaaattcaaaattttttcAAGGGGTTGATCaaacactgatctaaaaaaaaaaaaagtcgatttttttttagatcagtgagaaaaagtgagtgagtgattgagagagaaaaaaattagtgattaaaacaaaacaaaaaaaaaagtcgtaaaCTGACCACAAAAGGTCGTAAAATACAAGACTACGGTTGAAATTTCATTATTATCTATATAAATTTCGACTGTAACCGTAAAATTGACGCCTGCTTTCTTGTGGTATGCCACACCGAATATGGCTTATCCCGCAATTGGAGGACATATTCTGTCCCAAATTAGTTATCCATCAAGTTGTGTATAAAATaataacccatccattttctccactgcTTATCCTGACTAAAGTGGCGGAGGTGgtggtggaacggtggagcctatcccagcgaaaATAActgcgggcaggaggtggggtacaccctgaactgggtgaatacggtgtttttatttgtgctttTCCCCCCTGATAAACCTATCGTGCATGTGATTgagagaaaactggagtactcagagaaaaccccacggaggtatggggagaacgtaataacaccacacaggcaaggccggattCAAACCCAGGTCATCCGaaatgtgaggcaaatgtgctcaTCAGTCATACACTGTGCTGACAATACAGTACTGGATGCCCCTGCCCCAGGCAAGAAGTCATTACTAATAATAATGAGCCAATTAAACTGAACCACTACGGGAGTGtgcgtgacaaaaaaattagTTTGGCCCACTTGGTAGTGGTCCATTCGATCCAGGCAGTGCGTTGAGTGTATATTTGCGTTTTCTCGTCAAGTTATTGTAAATACATGCAGCTTCCCCACTTGAGATCCTTTCATCCATGGAACATTTCATCTCCATTTTATTCATTGACCAAGCAATGCTATCCTTCTGTCTATGATATTTTGGAGTTAAGTTTGACAGTTCATTTTGAAGTTTTCATTCCTTCCATTAGTCACTCACGATTGTGTACATTGGATGCATTGTCATTTGCATTTGGAGTAACGATTTTGAGAAAAACCTACAGTACAAAAATAACAcgacaaaatactgtaaactaCTGTAAGTGTAAGTAAGAACAGAAACATAAGACAGCACATGAAACAGCAAAGACTGATGTTGGACATCGTTTATTTGGATTAGttacaaaacataaataaaatcaaatgttgATTGTTTTACATTGTAGAGAGGGAAAATCACTCGCAACATACCGTGTATTTTTAGGATTTCCCAAATGTATTTCTTCATCGTTGGTTTTCAGTCATGCTTTAAAGGGACTCCCTTGACTTTTGCTGCGTCCATTCGGAAGTTGAATGAAGCCATTTTACATGATTTTAGATAATTGTGTTGAAACAGAAATGACGGTCAAAAGACGTGACACTAGCAAATGTTTTTTGCCTCTGGACGCAGAGAAATATAAAACAAGGCGAGATCCATGAAACAAGTATGAGAACCAGCGTTCTGATTTATTAGATCACAATATAACAATGAAACATCtgtttcaaaatacaaaaataatctttattcatttatttctagATTTTGGTAACACAAACCCAGCTCCACACCATAAAACGTGATAATCAAGCTTGTGGTCAACAAGTTAGTATCAGAGATGACAGCAAAGGATCCAGAGAAATCACTGGTATATTTAAAAGATAATGCCAAAAGGAACTCCCAACTATTTGATCTTCTGAATCTTTTCCAGAAGCACTGCAAAATATGAATAATCCTAACGACTGTGCATGGCTAAATGAGTTGCTGAGCCAGTCCAATGTAATGTACTGTATCTGCTTGTACACTGTACTGTAGTACAAAGCATGTCTGCAAAACAAAGGGCTGGAGCTAACTTGTATTAACCTTCTGCAGTGTCTATTCAGTACGCGCAGTGTTCAGTGAACATCTTATGACAGTTTGCGGTCAGATAGCTTGATGAAGGGAGTAATCTCCCAGACACTCATTTCAAGGTATGACTGTGATGAAATGGGAATCAAATGTAGAAAAACACGACTTACGCACTTGAAAATGCAAAAGGCAAGATGGGCTGACAGGACAGAGTTGCCCAGATCATAATCACTTGGCAGTTATTTGACTGTTCCCAACTTGCTCTTTGCCACACCACTGCAATGTTTGATATGTTACGGCTAAAGTGGAAGGAAAAATGTCTGCTGTAAGTTTTGCTTGTGACAACCAGATGATTCTTTTTGTGCAATGGAAGAGACATTAGCTAGCTTTCAGGTTTTAGACATACTTTAAAATTCACAATATACCACagactttattaggtacacccaTAACATCAAAATTCTACTCtctaaattttaaattaaaattaaaaattgtgtaTTCTTTTGactatacagtggtaccttgaagTTGAAGCACCCATAAAGTTGTACAAGTACAAATGTTGGACAACAATCCACACAAAAAGTCGGGGATATTCGGATTTCAGGTGAAATTTccggatgaacctaaaatgcagtATAACCTTTACAGGTGAGCTTGTTTTCTTTCAATACTCCTTGTACAACTTGCTCTTCTCTGATAAGAACCAGAATGTCAAAATGCACAACAGGAGTgagccataaaaaaaattacatgacgGCCACTAGTATTACCTTCCAGGATCTCTGTTGCAACCTTTTTGGTGACACATTAACATCATGGCCAATTCTTCTTGATCAATTGTAAGGTGTCATCGAAAGATGTCAACAAAGTGATGAAAATTCAAACTGAACCAGACTATTGATTCTAGCAGAACAAACACCTGCTGTGAATTTTGGCATTCAGTTTCTTGTTTGAGCTAATAGCACGTTGTGTAGAAAGTACTGAAAACTTGAACAACAGATCAAAATTTTAGAGAAGGTGAGGAAAGTAGTTGTAGGTGGTAGGTAGCTTATAGTGAGCTTTAAGGTtgatcctgaaatttcacccgaaAGCCACGTCAAAAGTCATCGGAAGTGACACCATCATGTCATGCAAAACAACTTAGaactgaacagtttttttttcttagcgaCATTTTCTAAAAGAATAACACGAGCATAAGCAGGAAGTAAGGGTTTAGGGTTTAGGTTGTTCAAAAACTTGAGACCAGTGTTTGCAAGGGTTATATTGTCACTCAGATGACTGCCAGTAGATGTAGCTGCTAGGTGATGTTTAGTGACTGAAGTTTCATTCCCGTTTGCttatttttgcttaaaaagCCTCTCGGCCGCTATCGAGcagctttttgtgaacaaagaaGGCGCACTGAGGGAAAGTATAGACTGCGAGAATAGCTTCTCACATTTTAGCTGCCACGTTTACCACTTGGTCAAGTGTTTCATGTGTGAGTTatgtaataaaatgtaattttatactTGTTTCACAATTCACAATGCTGAATTGCTATTTCAAAAACATTGGCAGTATGGTTGAAAAAGGTTTTAATCGTTTTGGATCTGGAAGGATTTATTACAAATAGTCATCTCAATGGGAAATTGTATGGTGTactgtcaaggtaccactgcatGCATTATACAATGGACCAAATAATGATTGATCCCTCACTGATTTTGTACCTTTACCTACTGACAAAGACATGGATGGTTAATAATTTTAATCGTCGGT
This DNA window, taken from Syngnathoides biaculeatus isolate LvHL_M chromosome 2, ASM1980259v1, whole genome shotgun sequence, encodes the following:
- the LOC133505728 gene encoding histone lysine demethylase PHF8-like, yielding MFSMASVPVYCLCRLPYDVTRFMIECDICQDWFHGSCVAVEEDKATEIDLYHCPNCQLTHGPSVMRKRRGSSKQADGAAVGVRDPNHLVKTGSPQFVRELRSRTFPSADEVLLKPSGAQLTVEFLEEHSFSVPVMVLRRDGLGMTLPPASFCVSDVEHYIGSDKEIDVIDVSRQCDLKMRLSDFTEYYNSPNRDRVLNVISLEFSETSYDNSCGKAINKV